Proteins found in one Haemorhous mexicanus isolate bHaeMex1 chromosome 23, bHaeMex1.pri, whole genome shotgun sequence genomic segment:
- the HTR6 gene encoding 5-hydroxytryptamine receptor 6: MEGDLGAPNASMLGEHSLLVGSSWVAAFLCFIILLTTAGNFLLILLIVTQRSLRNTSNYFLVSLFMSDLMVGLVVMPPAMLNQLYGRWVLRGDFCSLWASFDVMCCSASILNLCVISLDRYLLITSPLRYKLRMTSCRALALVLAAWTLAALASFLPIKMGWHKLEFEARPLNVTGQGDEEQCRLLVSLPYALVASCLTFFLPSAAISFTYCRILLAARKQAVQVASLASNVATAGEATPQDLEQQMPLFLRRGQSWHQGELPTTPCVWLQVPHAPSQALAGSESRRFTNKHSKKALKASLTLGILLGMFFVAWLPFFVTNVAQAVCVCVPAGFFDVLTWLGYCNSTMNPIIYPLFMRDFKRAMGKFLPCCRRLAEPRPSAISLSMRNSKSGPRAATSLKNVLTLQAETDSMDSGAPGSEPRLLPAPRGPGARSVSLWDTEPPDTELQLGTPVA; encoded by the exons atGGAGGGGGACCTGGGGGCCCCCAATGCCAGCATGCTGGGGGAGCACTCCCTGCTCgtgggcagcagctgggtggCCGCTTTCCTCTGCTTCATCATCCTGCTGACCACAGCGGGCaacttcctcctcatcctcctcatcgTCACCCAGCGCTCCCTCCGCAACACCTCCAACTACTTCCTGGTGTCCCTCTTCATGTCGGACCTGATGGTGGGGCTGGTGGTGATGCCGCCGGCCATGCTCAACCAGCTCTATGGCCGCTGGGTGCTGCGGGGGGACTTCTGCTCCCTCTGGGCCTCCTTCGACGTCATGTGCTGCAGCGCCTCCATCCTCAACCTGTGCGTCATCAGCCTGGACCGGTACCTGCTCATCACGTCCCCACTCAGGTACAAGCTGCGCATGACGTCCTGCAGGGCGCTGGCGCTTGTCCTGGCCGCCTGGACCTTGGCCGCGCTGGCCTCCTTCCTGCCCATCAAGATGGGGTGGCACAAGCTGGAGTTCGAGGCGCGGCCCCTGAACGTCACCGGTCAGGGGGACGAGGAGCAGTGCCGGCTGCTGGTCAGTCTGCCCTATGCCCTGGTGGCCTCCTGCCTCACCTTCTTCCTGCCCTCTGCCGCCATCTCCTTCACCTACTGCCGCATCCTGCTGGCGGCGCGCAAGCAGGCCGTGCAGGTGGCCTCCCTGGCCTCCAACGTGGCCACCGCCGGCGAGGCCACGCCACAG GATCTGGAGCAGCAAATGCCACTTTTCTTGAGAAGAGGCCAGTCCTGGCACCAGGGAGAGCTGCCCACCACTCCCTGTGTCTGGCTGCAGGTCCCACATGCCCCAAGCcaggccctggctggcagcGAGAGCAGGAGGTTCACCAACAAGCACAGCAAGAAGGCTCTGAAGGCCAGCCTGACCCTGGGCATCCTCCTGGGCATGTTCTTCGTGGCCTGGCTGCCCTTCTTCGTCACCAACGTAGCTCAG gcagtttgtgtctgtgtcccGGCCGGATTCTTCGATGTGCTCACCTGGCTGGGCTACTGCAACAGCACCATGAACCCTATCATCTACCCACTCTTCATGAGGGACTTCAAGAGGgccatgggcaaattcctgccctgctgccggCGCTTGGCAGAGCCCCGGCCCAGCGCCATCTCCCTGTCCATGAGGAATTCCAAAAGCGGGCCCCGCGCTGCCACCTCCCTCAAGAACGTGCTCACCCTGCAGGCTGAGACCGACTCCATGGACTCTGGGGCACCGGGGAGTGAGCCCCGGCTGCTCCCGGCGCCGCGGGGCCCCGGCGCCCGCTCCGTCAGCCTCTGGGACACAGAGCCCCcggacacagagctgcagctgggcacccCCGTGGCCTGA
- the NBL1 gene encoding neuroblastoma suppressor of tumorigenicity 1, whose amino-acid sequence MRPPSPGWCRILAELAMMLWFVVGALFPALLLAAPPPINKLALFPDKSAWCEAKNITQIVGHSGCESKSIQNRACLGQCFSYSVPNTFPQSTESLVHCDSCMPAQSMWEIVTLDCPGNEEIPRVDKLVEKILHCSCQACGKEPSHEGALFNVYLNAEENMAHEGPVPHHYPHHQQELEEPPASSHHHHEEEGEE is encoded by the exons GTGTAGGATTTTGGCAGAGCTGGCCATGATGTTATGGTTTGTGGTGGGGGCTCTGTTCCCAGcgctgctcctggctgccccaCCACCCATAAACAAGCTCGCCCTCTTCCCAGACAAGAGTGCCTGGTGTGAGGCCAAGAACATCACCCAGATCGTGGGGCACAGCGGCTGCGAGTCCAAATCCATCCAGAACAG GGCCTGTCTGGGACAGTGCTTCAGCTACAGCGTCCCCAACACCTTCCCTCAGTCCACAGAGTCCCTGGTTCACTGCGACTCCTGCATGCCAGCCCAGTCCATGTGGGAAATC gtgacactggACTGCCCAGGCAACGAGGAGATCCCCAGGGTGGACAAGCTGGTGGAGAAGatcctgcactgcagctgccaggcctGTGGGAAGGAGCCGAGCCACGAGGGAGCCCTGTTCAACGTGTACCTGAACGCAGAGGAGAACATGGCCCACGAGGGGCCCGTGCCCCACCACTACCCCCAccaccagcaggagctggaggagccgCCGGCCTCCAGCCACCACCACCACGAAGAGGAAGGCGAGGAGTGA